One region of Streptomyces davaonensis JCM 4913 genomic DNA includes:
- a CDS encoding MFS transporter: MSSRPQPITPQTTARENGGGGSAMALLVIASCQLMVVLDITIVNIALPDIQRSLDFSTTSLSWVVNAYTLTFGGLLLLGGRTGDILGRRRVFIFGVLLFVLASLLGGLAQNEAQLLAARALQGVGGAIASPTALALISTTFREGPERNRAFGVFAAVSAGGGAIGLLAGGILVEYLNWRWVLFVNVPIGILIAIATPRWIRESERHPGHFDITGALTSTAGMVLLVYGFIRAAQDGWRDPLTLASFGGAVVILALFVFVERRSTQPITPLHMFADRNRAGTYGIMLCLAAAIFGMFFFLTLFVQNVLDFSPLQAGLAFLPVSAVIAIGAGLASKFLPVYGPKPFMVVGAILAATGLSWLTLTDIHSTYAGSVLGPMLVFSLGMGMEFVSLTLMALSNVPVRETGAASGLLNATQQVGGSLGLSILVTMYGTASRNEAEEQVPDFLSQATPAQRLEYERTGELPPPWSHEVLTAGVSSAFIMAAIFTVIAALIAILAIQVRPSDLERLKGGETPGPV; the protein is encoded by the coding sequence ATGAGCAGTAGACCGCAGCCCATCACACCGCAGACCACCGCCCGGGAGAACGGCGGTGGCGGCAGCGCGATGGCCCTGTTGGTCATCGCCTCGTGCCAGTTGATGGTGGTCCTGGACATCACCATCGTGAACATCGCGCTGCCGGACATCCAGCGCTCCCTGGACTTCTCCACCACCAGCCTGTCCTGGGTGGTCAACGCCTACACGCTGACCTTCGGCGGACTGCTCCTGCTCGGCGGCCGGACGGGCGACATCCTGGGCAGACGGCGGGTGTTCATCTTCGGAGTGCTGCTCTTCGTCCTCGCCTCCTTGCTCGGCGGGCTGGCCCAGAACGAGGCCCAACTCCTCGCCGCGCGTGCTCTCCAGGGTGTCGGCGGCGCCATCGCCTCGCCGACCGCCCTCGCCCTGATCAGCACCACCTTCCGCGAAGGCCCGGAACGCAACCGGGCGTTCGGCGTGTTCGCCGCGGTCTCGGCGGGCGGCGGCGCGATCGGACTGCTCGCCGGCGGCATCCTCGTCGAGTACCTGAACTGGCGCTGGGTGCTCTTCGTCAACGTCCCCATCGGCATACTCATCGCGATCGCCACCCCCCGCTGGATCCGCGAGTCCGAACGCCACCCCGGCCACTTCGACATCACCGGCGCACTGACCTCCACCGCGGGCATGGTGCTCCTGGTCTACGGCTTCATCCGGGCCGCGCAGGACGGGTGGCGGGATCCGCTCACCCTGGCCTCGTTCGGTGGGGCCGTCGTGATCCTCGCCCTGTTCGTCTTCGTGGAACGGCGGTCCACCCAGCCCATCACACCGCTGCACATGTTCGCCGACCGCAACCGCGCCGGCACCTACGGCATCATGCTGTGCCTGGCCGCCGCGATCTTCGGCATGTTCTTCTTCCTGACCCTCTTCGTGCAGAACGTGCTGGACTTCAGCCCCTTGCAGGCCGGGCTCGCCTTCCTGCCGGTCAGCGCGGTCATCGCGATCGGCGCCGGACTGGCCTCGAAGTTCCTGCCCGTCTACGGGCCCAAGCCCTTCATGGTGGTCGGTGCCATCCTCGCGGCGACCGGTCTGAGCTGGCTGACCCTGACCGACATCCACTCCACGTACGCGGGCAGCGTGCTCGGGCCGATGCTCGTCTTCAGCCTCGGCATGGGCATGGAGTTCGTCTCGCTGACCCTCATGGCGCTCTCCAACGTCCCCGTCCGGGAGACCGGCGCCGCCTCCGGGCTCCTCAACGCCACGCAGCAGGTGGGTGGTTCGCTGGGCCTGTCCATCCTGGTCACGATGTACGGCACGGCCAGCAGGAACGAGGCCGAGGAACAGGTCCCCGACTTCCTGTCCCAGGCGACCCCCGCCCAGAGACTGGAGTACGAGCGCACGGGTGAGCTGCCACCACCCTGGTCGCACGAAGTCCTCACCGCCGGAGTCTCCTCGGCGTTCATCATGGCCGCGATCTTCACGGTGATCGCCGCGCTGATCGCCATCCTGGCCATCCAGGTCCGCCCGTCCGACCTGGAGCGGCTCAAGGGCGGGGAGACGCCGGGGCCGGTCTGA
- the polX gene encoding DNA polymerase/3'-5' exonuclease PolX codes for MARANDEVAALFREYADLISITGGDAFRARVYEKAARAIGGHHTDVSTLDAKGLKEIPGVGKSIADKVVEYLDSGSVAAVEELRARIPEGVRRLTAIPSLGPRKALMLYEELGISSVDELADAIHEERLRDLKGFGPRTEENLLHGIDLLRSSGGRVHIDVAAELAEEVVAALSEVSGVQRCAYAGSLRRGRETIGDIDVLVAARTSGPVMKAFTELPYVTEVIGSGEKKTSVRTDRGLSVDLRVVPKDSWGAAMLYFTGSKAHNIKVRERAVHQKLKLSEYGLFDAESGKKIVSRTEEDVYARLGLPWIAPALREDRGEIEAGLDGGLPELVTEEDLRGDLHTHTDLTDGLAGLEDMVAAAAERGYAYYAITDHAPDLYMQRMTDERMLAQREQVRALKPPHGMRLLHGVELNIGPDGGVDWPDDFLADFDLCVASVHSHFNQDRAALTRRLVRACENPCVNIIGHPTTRLIGKRPGIDADLDEVFAACARTGTALEINAHPDRLDLGDEHILRARRHGVRFAIDSDAHAVPHLAHMRYGVATAQRGWLTKDDVINTWTLTRLKRFLHKGRA; via the coding sequence GTGGCTCGTGCCAACGACGAGGTCGCCGCGCTCTTCCGGGAGTACGCGGACCTGATCTCGATCACCGGAGGAGACGCGTTCAGGGCACGCGTCTACGAGAAGGCCGCCCGCGCGATCGGCGGCCACCACACCGATGTCTCCACCCTCGACGCCAAGGGCCTCAAAGAGATCCCCGGGGTCGGCAAGTCCATCGCCGACAAGGTCGTGGAGTACCTGGACAGCGGCAGCGTCGCTGCCGTCGAGGAGCTGCGGGCCAGAATCCCGGAGGGAGTGCGTCGGCTGACCGCCATCCCCTCCCTCGGGCCCCGGAAGGCCCTGATGCTCTACGAGGAGCTGGGCATCTCCTCCGTCGACGAGCTGGCCGACGCCATCCACGAGGAGCGGCTGCGCGATCTGAAGGGCTTCGGGCCGCGCACCGAGGAGAACCTGCTGCACGGCATCGACCTGCTGCGCTCCTCCGGAGGCCGGGTCCACATCGACGTCGCCGCCGAGCTGGCCGAGGAGGTCGTCGCCGCACTGTCCGAGGTCAGCGGCGTGCAGCGGTGCGCCTACGCGGGGTCGCTGCGCCGGGGCCGGGAGACGATCGGCGACATCGACGTCCTCGTCGCGGCCCGCACCTCGGGCCCGGTGATGAAGGCCTTCACCGAGCTGCCGTACGTCACCGAGGTGATCGGCAGCGGCGAGAAGAAGACGTCCGTGCGCACCGACCGGGGGCTCTCCGTCGACCTGCGCGTCGTACCGAAGGACTCCTGGGGTGCCGCGATGCTGTACTTCACCGGGTCCAAGGCGCACAACATCAAGGTCCGCGAACGGGCCGTCCACCAGAAGCTGAAGCTCTCCGAGTACGGCCTGTTCGACGCCGAGAGCGGCAAGAAGATCGTCTCCCGCACCGAGGAGGACGTCTACGCCCGGCTCGGGCTGCCCTGGATCGCCCCCGCGCTGCGCGAGGACCGCGGGGAGATCGAGGCGGGCCTGGACGGAGGGCTGCCCGAGCTGGTCACGGAGGAGGACCTGCGCGGCGATCTGCACACCCACACCGACCTCACCGACGGTCTCGCCGGCCTGGAGGACATGGTCGCCGCAGCCGCCGAACGCGGCTACGCCTACTACGCGATCACCGACCACGCCCCCGACCTGTACATGCAGCGCATGACCGACGAGCGGATGCTGGCCCAGCGCGAGCAGGTGCGGGCGCTCAAGCCCCCGCACGGGATGCGCCTCCTGCACGGGGTCGAGCTGAACATCGGCCCGGACGGCGGCGTCGACTGGCCCGACGACTTCCTCGCCGACTTCGACCTGTGCGTGGCCTCGGTGCACTCGCACTTCAACCAGGACCGGGCGGCCCTCACCCGGCGGCTCGTACGGGCCTGCGAGAACCCTTGCGTCAACATCATCGGCCACCCCACGACGCGGCTGATCGGCAAGCGGCCCGGCATCGACGCCGACCTCGACGAGGTCTTCGCCGCCTGCGCCCGCACCGGCACCGCCCTGGAGATCAACGCCCACCCGGACCGGCTCGACCTCGGCGACGAGCACATCCTGAGGGCCCGGCGGCACGGGGTGCGGTTCGCGATCGACAGCGACGCCCACGCCGTACCCCACCTCGCCCATATGCGCTACGGCGTGGCGACGGCCCAGCGCGGCTGGCTGACCAAGGACGACGTGATCAACACCTGGACCCTGACCCGGCTCAAGCGCTTCCTGCACAAGGGGAGGGCATAG
- a CDS encoding CapA family protein, translating to MGDGVVTLFLCGDVMLGRGVDQILAHPGDPALREPYVTDARDYVRLAESVNGPVPAPVPPSWPWGEALRVLDASAPDARIVNLETSVTDDGAFAPDKEIHYRMHPGNLPALAVARPDVCVLANNHVLDFGPAGLTQTLDALSRAGLRTAGAGRDADEAHAPAAVPLGGGGRVLVFALGLESSGVPASWAATADRPGVAYLPAPTPDTAAAVLERVRRFRRPGDLVVVSVHWGSNWGFGVSRSQVRFAHALVDGGVDVVHGHSSHHPRPVEVYRDRLILYGCGDFVDDYEGISGFPEYRDELRLMFLVSVAADSGRLTGLRMVPLRARRMRLERAGAADREWLRETVGRISAGVRIETSDDGSLTLT from the coding sequence GTGGGCGACGGTGTCGTGACGCTGTTCCTGTGCGGCGATGTGATGCTCGGGCGCGGCGTCGACCAGATCCTCGCGCACCCCGGCGATCCGGCCCTGCGCGAGCCGTACGTGACGGACGCCCGCGACTACGTCCGCCTCGCGGAGTCGGTGAACGGGCCGGTCCCCGCCCCGGTGCCCCCGTCGTGGCCGTGGGGCGAGGCGCTGCGGGTGCTCGACGCGAGCGCGCCGGACGCGCGGATCGTGAACCTGGAGACCTCGGTCACCGACGACGGCGCCTTCGCACCCGACAAGGAGATCCACTACCGGATGCACCCCGGCAACCTCCCCGCGCTGGCCGTGGCCCGCCCCGATGTGTGCGTCCTCGCCAACAACCACGTCCTGGACTTCGGCCCCGCGGGGCTGACACAAACCCTCGATGCCCTCTCCCGCGCGGGGCTGCGCACGGCGGGCGCGGGACGGGACGCGGACGAGGCACACGCACCGGCGGCGGTTCCGCTGGGCGGCGGTGGCCGGGTGCTGGTGTTCGCGCTGGGCCTGGAGTCCAGCGGTGTCCCGGCGTCGTGGGCGGCGACCGCGGACCGCCCTGGCGTCGCGTACCTGCCCGCTCCGACACCGGACACGGCAGCCGCCGTCCTGGAGCGCGTACGGCGGTTCCGGCGCCCCGGTGACCTCGTGGTGGTCTCGGTGCACTGGGGCTCCAACTGGGGCTTCGGCGTGTCCCGGAGTCAGGTCCGCTTCGCGCACGCCCTGGTGGACGGCGGTGTCGACGTCGTCCACGGACACTCCTCGCACCATCCGCGCCCGGTGGAGGTGTACCGCGACCGGCTGATCCTTTACGGCTGCGGCGACTTCGTCGACGACTACGAGGGGATCTCCGGATTCCCGGAGTACCGCGACGAGTTGCGGCTGATGTTCCTCGTCTCGGTGGCGGCCGACAGCGGGCGGCTGACGGGGCTTCGGATGGTGCCGTTGCGGGCTCGGCGGATGCGTCTTGAGCGGGCCGGGGCGGCGGACCGGGAGTGGCTGCGGGAGACGGTCGGGCGGATCAGCGCCGGGGTGCGGATCGAGACGTCCGACGATGGTTCCCTGACGCTCACTTGA
- a CDS encoding vWA domain-containing protein: MPLSPDEAMTALTDPAAPYLIGVRHHAPSLAAAMPALLDAAKPDVLLVELPAEMQEWLPWLAHEDTQAPVALAAAPTARDGGGPAFYPFADFSPELAAARWAARHGVPVVACDLPLADRVWGEGRSAGRSGSVGPGIAEVLRARLTGRPGDDLWDRLVEATAPGSPPEALRRAALLTGWALREDAAASGGVPELDLRRERWMRARLAESTAKGERAAVVVGAFHAPALVQGAPDPASEVDSPTAGGSWTTSLIPYTYALLDERSGYPAGIRDPEWQHLVCEAAGEPAALEEALTRAAVRVCAELRSLGHPSGPADAREITRLAGDLARLRGLPAAGRGELVEAVQTVLAQGEPYGRGRAVAQAMERVLVGTRVGRPAPGAPRSGLAPAVEAELAELGLPGPGAGSAARDLRLDPLRSDLDRRRELLLRRLTVCRVPYAEAQEVTGAGGAEALSSRWEARWTPATAAMLTAAGVRGVTAAQAAEGVLRERRRTERDEGGSTADQALRGLRESAECGLPALADERLTDVAEVLPHSGTLPELLDALALLDRLRAGHIPGLAADEERTERAVAVAELLTTAAVRQVDGLTGSEDPADAHALLELAHRADLLGGIRLTDALTRLAAEGSPLMRGAAGAVRVLLGHEAPDALGGRIASWVDSATTGESRSALTARLTGVLTAAGPLLESAPAALEPLLGRVAELSDRAFLDRLPALRGGFDTLSPAARERLLSAVEDRLGAGQAVTDTGGVDPVALAGWTRADLAARADLDRLGLLPSPRAAETPEPETPEPAPDLADRQLSPADRWRLVLGRRNDQLPRSAAGLATALDELYGAGRGEGSRGGLPGSGGGREAPYPGVREWSEELAALFGPGIREEVLAAAAAEGRTDVLAELDPDRVRPSVDLLRTVLRHAGGLPEARLAALRPLVRRLVDALTRELATRLRPALHGTALPRPSRRPGGGLDLPRTLRANLATARREPDGRVVVIPERPVFRTRAKRAADWRLILVTDVSGSMEASTVWAALTASVLAGVPTLSTHFLAFSTEVIDLTGHVEDPLSLLLEVSVGGGTHIAAGLRHARELVTVPSRTLVVVVSDFEEGYPLGGLLGEVRALVGAGCHVLGCASLDDAGRPRYSTGVAGQLVAAGMPVAALSPLELARWVGEKIA; this comes from the coding sequence ATGCCCCTCTCCCCCGACGAGGCGATGACCGCCCTGACCGACCCGGCGGCCCCGTACCTCATCGGCGTTCGCCATCACGCCCCGTCCCTGGCCGCGGCCATGCCCGCGCTCCTGGACGCGGCCAAGCCCGACGTGCTCCTCGTCGAACTCCCGGCGGAAATGCAGGAGTGGCTGCCGTGGCTGGCCCACGAGGACACCCAGGCACCGGTCGCGCTGGCGGCGGCGCCCACGGCCCGCGACGGGGGTGGTCCGGCGTTCTACCCGTTCGCCGACTTCTCGCCCGAGCTGGCGGCGGCCCGCTGGGCGGCGCGGCACGGGGTGCCGGTCGTCGCGTGTGATCTGCCGTTGGCCGACCGGGTGTGGGGTGAGGGGCGGAGCGCGGGCCGGTCGGGGTCCGTCGGTCCCGGCATCGCCGAGGTGCTGCGGGCCCGGCTGACCGGCCGCCCGGGGGACGACTTGTGGGACCGTCTGGTGGAGGCCACCGCTCCGGGCTCCCCACCGGAGGCCCTGCGCCGGGCCGCCCTGCTCACCGGCTGGGCCCTGCGCGAGGACGCGGCGGCGTCGGGCGGCGTGCCCGAGCTGGATCTGCGGCGCGAGCGGTGGATGCGGGCGCGTCTGGCGGAGTCCACGGCGAAGGGGGAACGGGCGGCGGTGGTCGTCGGCGCGTTTCATGCTCCGGCGCTGGTGCAGGGCGCGCCCGATCCCGCCTCGGAGGTCGACTCACCCACAGCGGGCGGGAGTTGGACCACCTCCCTCATCCCCTACACCTACGCCCTCCTGGACGAGCGCTCCGGATACCCCGCCGGCATCCGGGACCCGGAGTGGCAGCACCTGGTGTGTGAGGCGGCCGGGGAACCGGCCGCGCTGGAGGAGGCGTTGACGCGGGCGGCCGTGCGGGTGTGTGCCGAGCTGCGGTCTCTCGGGCATCCGTCCGGGCCCGCCGACGCTCGGGAGATCACGCGCCTCGCCGGTGATCTGGCGAGGCTGCGAGGGCTGCCCGCCGCGGGGCGCGGTGAGTTGGTCGAGGCAGTACAGACGGTGCTCGCGCAGGGTGAACCGTACGGCCGGGGGCGGGCCGTGGCACAGGCGATGGAGCGCGTGCTCGTCGGCACCCGGGTCGGACGCCCCGCGCCCGGCGCACCCCGCAGCGGCCTGGCCCCGGCGGTGGAGGCGGAGCTCGCGGAACTGGGCCTGCCGGGACCGGGAGCCGGCAGCGCCGCACGCGATCTGCGGCTGGATCCGCTCCGTTCGGATCTGGACCGTCGGCGCGAACTGCTGCTGCGCCGTCTGACCGTGTGCAGAGTGCCGTACGCGGAGGCCCAGGAGGTGACCGGTGCGGGCGGCGCCGAGGCGCTCTCCTCGCGGTGGGAGGCGCGCTGGACCCCGGCCACGGCGGCGATGCTGACGGCGGCCGGAGTGCGCGGGGTGACCGCGGCCCAGGCCGCCGAGGGCGTGCTGCGCGAGCGGCGCCGCACGGAGCGGGACGAGGGCGGGAGTACGGCCGATCAGGCACTGCGGGGCCTGCGGGAGTCCGCGGAGTGCGGACTGCCCGCGCTCGCGGACGAACGGCTCACGGATGTCGCCGAGGTGCTGCCGCACTCCGGCACGCTGCCCGAACTCCTCGACGCTCTCGCCCTGTTGGACCGGCTCCGCGCCGGTCACATCCCGGGGCTCGCCGCCGATGAGGAGCGTACGGAACGGGCCGTCGCCGTGGCCGAGTTGCTGACGACCGCCGCGGTGCGCCAGGTGGACGGGCTGACCGGATCCGAGGATCCGGCCGACGCGCATGCCCTGCTCGAACTCGCCCACCGCGCCGACCTGTTGGGCGGCATCCGGCTCACCGACGCGCTCACCCGACTCGCGGCAGAGGGCTCACCGCTGATGCGGGGCGCCGCCGGAGCGGTACGCGTCCTGCTCGGGCACGAGGCGCCGGACGCCCTGGGCGGCCGTATCGCCTCGTGGGTCGACTCGGCCACCACCGGGGAGTCCCGGTCGGCGTTGACCGCCCGTCTCACGGGCGTGCTGACCGCGGCCGGACCGCTCCTGGAGTCGGCGCCCGCCGCGCTGGAGCCGCTGCTGGGCCGGGTGGCGGAGCTGTCGGACCGGGCGTTCCTCGACCGGCTGCCCGCGCTGCGCGGCGGCTTCGACACGCTCAGCCCGGCGGCTCGCGAGCGCCTGCTCTCCGCCGTGGAGGACCGCCTCGGCGCCGGACAGGCGGTGACCGACACCGGCGGCGTCGACCCCGTCGCGCTGGCCGGCTGGACACGAGCCGACCTGGCGGCCAGGGCCGACCTGGACCGGCTCGGCCTGCTGCCGTCGCCCCGGGCCGCGGAAACACCAGAGCCCGAAACCCCCGAACCCGCACCGGACTTGGCCGACCGGCAGCTCTCCCCCGCCGACCGCTGGCGGCTGGTGCTGGGGCGGCGCAACGATCAACTGCCGCGTTCCGCCGCCGGGTTGGCCACCGCGCTGGACGAGCTGTACGGCGCCGGGCGCGGCGAGGGCAGCCGGGGCGGGCTGCCGGGATCGGGCGGCGGCCGGGAGGCGCCGTATCCAGGGGTGCGGGAGTGGTCGGAGGAGCTGGCCGCGTTGTTCGGGCCGGGGATCCGGGAGGAGGTGCTGGCCGCCGCCGCGGCGGAGGGTCGTACCGATGTGCTCGCCGAGCTCGATCCGGACCGTGTGCGGCCGTCCGTGGATCTGTTGCGGACCGTGCTGCGGCATGCGGGAGGACTCCCGGAGGCGCGGCTGGCCGCGCTGCGGCCCCTCGTGCGGCGGCTGGTGGACGCACTGACCCGGGAGCTGGCCACGCGACTGCGCCCCGCCCTGCACGGCACGGCGCTGCCCCGCCCGAGCCGGCGTCCGGGCGGCGGCCTCGACCTGCCGCGCACCCTTCGCGCCAACCTGGCGACCGCGCGACGCGAGCCGGACGGCCGGGTCGTGGTGATCCCGGAGCGACCGGTGTTCCGCACCCGGGCGAAGCGGGCCGCCGACTGGCGGCTGATCCTGGTCACGGACGTGTCGGGGTCGATGGAGGCGTCCACGGTCTGGGCCGCGCTCACCGCCTCGGTCCTGGCCGGGGTGCCCACGCTGTCCACGCACTTCCTCGCCTTCTCCACCGAGGTCATCGACCTCACCGGGCATGTCGAGGACCCGTTGTCCCTGCTGCTGGAGGTCAGCGTGGGCGGCGGCACGCACATCGCCGCGGGACTGCGGCACGCCCGTGAACTGGTCACGGTGCCGTCCCGGACACTCGTGGTGGTCGTCAGCGACTTCGAGGAGGGCTATCCGCTCGGCGGACTCCTCGGCGAGGTGCGTGCCCTGGTCGGGGCGGGCTGCCACGTGCTGGGCTGCGCGAGTCTCGACGACGCGGGCCGCCCGCGCTACTCCACCGGCGTGGCGGGACAGCTCGTCGCCGCGGGCATGCCGGTGGCCGCCCTCAGTCCGCTCGAACTCGCCCGCTGGGTAGGAGAGAAGATCGCATGA
- a CDS encoding DUF6355 family natural product biosynthesis protein yields MEFPLRVRRIVTSALGAAAVVLTSLGTVTTASVPAAADPCGFFETGSDAFYNHCTSDGSNVVIKVEVSLAPDYERCVGPGKSWLGSASKIQGAYYTGRTC; encoded by the coding sequence ATGGAGTTTCCCTTGCGTGTTCGTCGTATCGTGACCAGCGCCCTCGGCGCCGCCGCTGTTGTCCTGACCTCGCTCGGCACGGTCACCACGGCCTCCGTACCCGCCGCCGCCGACCCGTGCGGCTTCTTCGAGACCGGCTCGGACGCCTTCTACAACCACTGCACCTCGGACGGCTCCAACGTCGTCATCAAGGTCGAGGTCTCCCTGGCCCCCGACTACGAGCGCTGTGTCGGCCCCGGTAAGTCCTGGCTGGGCTCCGCCTCCAAGATCCAGGGTGCGTACTACACCGGCCGCACCTGCTGA
- a CDS encoding DUF4132 domain-containing protein has translation MGWVTAGDYEVALDAGKVVCRNAAGRRLKSVPAKLADDPAVVGLRQLAEWLQRHERQCLTDVERWMVRSLPVPLAVIARVWPDPAWQAALRDLVVSGPDGEVAGFLRDADVDRGLGLVDLDGDTVRISPELVRLPHPVLLDDLEELREFAVELGVEQRAQQLFREVWHRPENLDTESRSVEEYAGGVFKELRFLAGRATQLGYRVRGGDAVCSLREDGRAIEARVWIGDYETYMETETGPLTWTDSAGKTLRLGQVGPVAWSEGMRMAAALYAGRDIEDEEKAA, from the coding sequence GTGGGGTGGGTGACGGCGGGCGACTACGAGGTCGCGCTGGACGCGGGGAAGGTCGTGTGCCGCAATGCGGCCGGGCGGCGGCTGAAGTCGGTGCCGGCCAAACTCGCGGACGATCCCGCGGTGGTGGGGCTGCGTCAGCTCGCCGAGTGGCTCCAGCGGCACGAACGGCAGTGCCTCACCGACGTGGAGCGGTGGATGGTGCGCTCCCTTCCGGTGCCGCTCGCGGTCATCGCCCGGGTGTGGCCGGACCCGGCGTGGCAGGCGGCCCTGCGCGACCTGGTGGTCAGCGGGCCGGACGGTGAGGTCGCCGGGTTCCTGCGGGACGCCGACGTCGACCGGGGGCTCGGGCTCGTCGACCTGGACGGCGACACCGTGCGCATCAGCCCCGAACTCGTGCGCCTCCCGCACCCGGTGCTCCTCGACGACCTGGAGGAGCTGCGGGAGTTCGCCGTCGAACTCGGCGTCGAGCAGCGCGCGCAGCAGCTCTTCCGCGAGGTGTGGCACCGCCCGGAGAACCTCGACACCGAGTCCCGGTCCGTCGAGGAGTACGCGGGCGGGGTGTTCAAGGAGCTGCGGTTCCTGGCCGGCCGGGCCACCCAGCTCGGCTACCGCGTCCGCGGCGGCGACGCCGTCTGCTCGCTGCGCGAGGACGGCCGCGCGATCGAGGCCCGGGTCTGGATCGGCGACTACGAGACCTACATGGAGACCGAGACCGGCCCGCTCACCTGGACGGACAGCGCCGGAAAGACGCTGAGGCTCGGTCAGGTCGGGCCGGTGGCCTGGTCGGAGGGCATGCGCATGGCGGCCGCGCTGTACGCGGGACGCGACATCGAGGACGAGGAGAAGGCCGCATGA
- a CDS encoding ATP-binding protein: protein MTTALATRQIVPPEDLYAAELAFLAAYDDGPRPPAWRLTPRAVVTFVMGSGGRALKLPDTAEAPDGVPRRLEVSAKFVGDRALVERCVVTLAGERGLLLVGEPGTAKSMLSELLSAAVCGTSGLVVQGTAGTTEDQLKYGWNYALLLAQGPSRQALVPSPVLTAMSRGGIARVEEVTRCLPEVQDSLVSLLSERRIAVPELAGGEDSLAHAAPGFNLIATANLRDKGVSEMSAALKRRFNFETVGPIADLDAETALVRSQARASVERAGAAFQVDDAVLEALVTAFRDLREGRSAEGWEVERPSTVMSTAEAVSVAGALGLAAAYFPGDHDVLGLLPGHLLGVVRKDDPADAARLRGYWDGPVRRRAEQGSATWRTLWDLRTVLEG, encoded by the coding sequence ATGACCACCGCCCTCGCCACCCGCCAGATCGTCCCGCCCGAGGATCTGTACGCCGCCGAACTGGCCTTCCTCGCCGCTTACGACGACGGTCCGCGACCGCCCGCCTGGCGGCTCACGCCCCGTGCCGTCGTCACCTTCGTCATGGGCAGCGGCGGACGGGCCCTGAAGCTGCCCGACACCGCCGAGGCACCGGACGGTGTACCGCGGCGGCTGGAGGTGTCGGCGAAGTTCGTCGGCGACCGGGCGCTGGTGGAGCGCTGCGTCGTGACGCTCGCGGGTGAGCGCGGGCTGCTGCTGGTGGGTGAGCCCGGCACCGCCAAGTCCATGCTGTCGGAGCTGCTGTCGGCGGCGGTGTGCGGTACCAGCGGACTGGTCGTGCAGGGCACCGCGGGCACCACCGAGGACCAGCTCAAGTACGGCTGGAACTATGCCCTGTTGCTGGCCCAGGGCCCCAGCCGGCAGGCCCTCGTGCCGTCGCCCGTGCTCACCGCCATGTCCCGCGGCGGCATCGCCCGGGTCGAGGAGGTCACGCGCTGTCTGCCCGAGGTGCAGGACTCGCTGGTCTCGCTGCTCTCCGAGCGGCGGATCGCGGTGCCCGAACTGGCGGGCGGCGAGGACTCGTTGGCGCATGCCGCACCCGGCTTCAACCTCATCGCCACCGCCAACCTGCGGGACAAGGGCGTCTCGGAGATGTCCGCCGCGCTCAAGCGCCGCTTCAACTTCGAGACGGTCGGCCCGATCGCGGACCTCGACGCCGAGACGGCGCTGGTCCGCAGCCAGGCGCGGGCCTCGGTGGAGCGGGCGGGGGCCGCGTTCCAGGTCGACGACGCGGTGCTGGAGGCCCTGGTGACCGCGTTCCGTGATCTGCGGGAGGGGCGGTCCGCCGAGGGCTGGGAGGTGGAGCGGCCGTCCACGGTGATGAGCACGGCGGAGGCGGTGTCCGTGGCGGGCGCGCTGGGTCTGGCCGCGGCGTACTTCCCGGGCGACCACGATGTGCTCGGGCTGCTGCCGGGCCATCTGCTCGGCGTGGTCCGCAAGGACGACCCGGCCGACGCGGCCCGTCTGCGCGGCTACTGGGACGGCCCGGTCCGCCGCCGCGCCGAGCAGGGCTCCGCCACCTGGCGCACCCTGTGGGACCTGCGCACGGTCCTGGAGGGCTGA
- a CDS encoding dienelactone hydrolase family protein — protein MNSQSVVVPVGPGVELAGDLVVPPSARAVVLFAHGSGSSRHSPRNRQVAAALRTAGLGTLLMDLLTEEEEREDAVTREHRFDIGLLGGRLVAAVDWLADRDDTADLLVALFGASTGAAAALVAAAERPARVLTVVSRGGRPDLAEGALDAVRAPVLLIVGGRDREVMRLNEEAARRLRVPCTMHVVPGATHLFEEPGALDDVADAARQWCADHVRAAAGD, from the coding sequence ATGAACTCCCAGTCGGTCGTCGTGCCCGTGGGCCCGGGTGTCGAGCTGGCCGGTGACCTGGTCGTGCCCCCGTCGGCGCGGGCCGTGGTGCTGTTCGCGCACGGCAGCGGCAGTTCCCGGCACAGCCCCCGCAACCGGCAGGTCGCCGCCGCACTGCGCACCGCCGGTCTTGGCACGCTGCTGATGGACCTCCTCACCGAGGAGGAGGAACGCGAGGACGCGGTGACCCGTGAGCACCGCTTCGACATCGGGTTGCTGGGGGGTCGGCTGGTGGCCGCCGTCGACTGGCTGGCGGACCGGGACGACACGGCGGACCTGCTCGTCGCCCTGTTCGGCGCCAGCACCGGCGCGGCCGCCGCCCTGGTGGCCGCCGCGGAACGTCCCGCGCGGGTGCTGACCGTGGTCTCCCGGGGCGGTCGGCCCGATCTGGCCGAGGGCGCCCTGGACGCCGTACGAGCGCCCGTGCTGCTGATCGTGGGCGGGCGGGACCGGGAGGTGATGCGGCTCAACGAGGAGGCGGCGCGGCGGCTGCGGGTGCCCTGCACCATGCATGTCGTGCCCGGGGCCACCCACCTGTTCGAGGAGCCCGGCGCCCTCGACGACGTCGCCGACGCGGCCCGGCAGTGGTGCGCGGACCATGTCCGGGCCGCCGCGGGGGATTGA